From Micromonospora echinospora:
CGCCTCCGCACCGGCGCCAGTGCAGCTCACAAAGTCGGTCTCCATCCAGCCGATGCCCTCGGTGGCCAGCACCGGAGTGAACTGCCTCGGGTCGCCGCGATCGCGCATCACCGCCGCGGTCCCCTCGGGCCGGGCCCCGGTCAGCTCCCTGGTCCGCTGCTCGCCGGTGGAGTAGACCCGGCTCTTCGTGGTGCACCGGACGGTGGCGGGGTCGACTGTGGCGGGGGTGGCGAGGATCAGGATGTTGCCGGGGCGTGCGCCGGTGTCCCGCACCTTGATCTCGGTGCCGGGGGCGAACTCGGCGGCGGCGGAGAAGGTCGACGCGGCCGCGAACGGACCCGTCTGGGTGAGCAGGGCCAGGCCGAGGAACCCGGCCAGCAGGAACCCGCCGCCGCCGACGAAGATCCACATGGCGACCACGGCGCGGAAGCGCTGCACGAGCGAGCTCACTGGACGCGGTCCATGTCGCAGGCGCCCTCGGTGACCTGTCCGGGGTCGGCGGAGTAGACGCTGCGCTTGGCGTCCGGCACGGACAGCTGCACGCAGAGCGCCGACGCGTCGTTGTTGGTGACGAACGTGACGACGCCGACGCCGTCGTAGTCCCCGATCGGCAGGTCGCTCACGCCCCGGGGGAACTGCCCGGTCTCCTGCTTGACGGACACGGCCTCGCGCATCGCGTCGCGGAGGTAGGTCTCGGGGTCGGTGCCGGCATCCCCGCCGCAGGAGGCGAGCGAGAGGGCCCCTGTCGCCAGCGCCGCCGTCAGACCGGTCCTTCTCCGTCGCATCCGTCCTCCTCGCGCGTTACGTCGGCGGGCGGGGCCGCCCGTCCGCCGCGGCCCACGGTAGCCGGGCCGGTCAGCGACGCCGGATCGGGCCGCGTCAGGGCCGCTCCACCCGTACCGGGTCGCCGCGCACGAGGTCGTCGTGGATGCGCCAGCGGGCGTCGACGCCCGCGCGCCGGGCCGCCTCGTCGTCGGCCGCGATCCGCTGCCGCAGCAGCTCGACCGCGATACGGCGGTTGAGGTGCAGGTGCCGTTCGGTGTCCACCACCACGGTCCGGCCGGACGGTCGGTGCGTGGCCCGGACGGCGGTGCTGGCCTTGTTGCGGTGCTGGCCGCCCGGCCCGCCGGTGCGGCACGGCACGAACTCGACGTCCGCCTCGTGGAACGGCGTGACCACCATGTCGGTCCGGCACGGGCGCGCGGTGACGTACCAGTTCTTGCGGCCGTGACCCGTCCGATATGGGCTGGGCGCCTGCCAGCAGAGCGTGCCGGTCCACCCGGACGCGAAGCCCTCCGCCCCGGCGCCGGTGATCCGGACCAGCACCGACCGGTAGGTGCCGGCCCGGTCGCCGGACACCGCTTCGATCCTCGCGGTACGCAGGCCCCGCCGGGCCGCCTCGCCCTCCAGGCGGGACAGCAGCCGGGCGAGCGCCCACGCGCACTCGGCGGGTCCGCGCCCGGCGGACAGCAGCAGCTCGGTCACCGGCGGCCCTTGCGGCGCTCGTCGCGGCGGCCCACGTCCGGCGTCTTGTAGGTGACAAGCGGAACCGTTGTGGTGATCGGGGTGGCGAGGTCGTGCGCCACCAGGTCGCCGATCACCTGCTCGATGCGCTTGTACGCGGTGGGCGCCTCCTCGAACAGCAGCTGCCGGTCGCCGCACACCACGATCGAGCCGACCGGCGTACGCCGAAGCTCCTCGACTGTGTGCTTGGCCCGGCCCCGGCGCAGCGCGTCGGCGCGGGACATCTTGCGCCCGGCACCGTGCGCCACCGAGTGGCCGGCGTCCGGCCCGGCGTGCGCGGCCACCAGGTAGGAGGGTGTGCCGCGGGTGCCGGCGATCAGCACGTCCCGCCCGTCGCCCGGCGCCGCGCCCTTGCGGTGCAGGTAGTGCCCGTCGCGGATCTCGACCAGGTTGTGGCACTGGTCGACGACGGGCTCGGTCGGTTCGGCGCCGAGCGCGTACGCGACCCGCGCCGCCAGCAGCCGCCGGTTGAGCGAGCCCCAGCGCACTGCTGCGTCGTGCCGGGCCAGGTACGCCTCCGGGTCGGGCGCGGGACCGGCGCCGTGCGCCTCGGTGTGCTCGCGCAGGATGCGCTCGCCCAGCCCACGCGACCCGGAGTGCACCACGAGCACCAGGTCACCGGTGGCCAGCCCGAGCCGCGCGGCGTGCTCCGGCGCCAGGATCGCGCCGACGCGGGCCAGCTCCACGAAGTGGTTGCCGCGCCCGACAGTGCCGAGCCCGTCGAGATGCCCGGCCGGCACCTCGCCGTCCAGCACCGACCAGGCCGGGTCGTCCGCGTCCCGGTCCGGGTCGAGCGCCCGGTCCAGGTCGGGGAACCGGGCCGCGAGCCGTTCGGGTACGACCCGGCGCAGCGCGATCGGGAACACCGCGATGCCGCACCCGATGTCGGAGCCGACGAGGAACGGGTACAGCACCGTCGAGGCCATCGCGGCGCCGATCGGCGCGCCCTTGCCGGGGTGCAGGTCGGGCATGGCGGCGACGTGCATCATGCCGTCCAGGGCGGCGACCTGACGGCACTGGTCCAGCGCGGCGGACTCGATCCAGCTGCCGGGGGAGGAGAAGACGGAGACGGTGGCGGGCACGACGGCCCGCCCGGAGGGGTACGCGGACACAGACGCTCGTTTCTGGGGAAGAACGCGGAGAACGGCGGACGGCAGGCGGCGAGGAGGGCCTGCGGGCGGGGATGCGATCCGTCAGAACGTCATGCCGCTCACCTTCTCGGAAGCGGCTCGGGCCGGCAACCGACTTTCGACCCGCCGGAGCGCCCGCGTCGACATCGGGTGACCCGATCCATAGACTCCGGTCGTTCTGGTACCACGAGTCCAGGGAGGACCACCCGTGTCGAGCGAAACCCGAACGCACGCCGCCTTACCCCTGCTGGCCCGCCTTGCCGGGGTGAGCGTGGCCGCCGCGACGATCGTCGCCGCCGCAGGTGTCACCGCCACCGCGGCGCCGGCCGCCGACCCCGCGCCGACCAAGGGGCCGTGCGCGTACACGCCGACGCCGGACGAGCCCGCGGCCCGGCCGGTGTCGCTGCCGCCGGACCCGCGCCGGACGCCGGACCGCGGCACCGTACGGGTCACGCTGCGCACCAACCAGGGGCCGATCGGGTTGACGCTGGACCGCGAGCAGGCGCCCTGCACCGTGCAGAGCTTCCTGCACCTGGTCCGCAAGCGCTTCTACGACCGGACGCCCTGCCACCGGCTCACCGCGTACCCGACGCTGACGGTGTTGCAGTGCGGTGACCCGTCCGGCACCGGCGAGGGCGGCCCGGGCTACCGGTACCGGGACGAGCTGCCCACCGACCTGCCGCCCGCGCCGACCGACCCGACCGGCGTCCGCCGCCTGTACGCGCGCGGCACCCTGGCCATGGCCAACGCCGGCCCGGACACCAACGGCAGCCAGTTCTTCCTGGTCCAGGCCGACTCGGCGCTGCGCCCGAACTACACGGTGTTCGGTCAGGTCGACGCGGCCGGGCTGGCCACGCTGGACCGGATTTCGGCCGGCGGCATCGCGCCCACCCCGGAGGATCCGGCGCCGGTCGACGGTGCCCCGGCGGTGCCGGTGGAGATCTGTCGCGCCAAGCAGGGACGCTGACGCGACGGCCCGGCGGGACGGTCGTCCAGGCCGCCCGCCGGGCCGGTGTCGCCGCCGGTAGCCTGCGGCGATGACGCATGAGCGGGAGATCACCGAGCCGGTCGACCTGTGCCGGCCGGACGGCCGGCTGAACCCGGCGGCGGTCGGCTGGAGTCGCCGGCCGCTGCACCGGGCGAACCTGCGCGGCTGGGGCCGGGCCAAGCGGTGGGAGCACTGGGGCGTGGTCACCCCGACGCACATCCTCGGTCTGGTCGCGTCGTCGCTGGACTACGCCGGAGTGCAGAGTCTCTACCTGCTCGACCGGCGCACCGGCCGGGAGACCACGGCGGAGGCGGTGGTGCCGCTGGCCCGGGGCACGGTGCTGCCCCCGGTCAGCGGCGACGGCCCGGTCCGCGCCCGGGGCGGGAACCTGACCATCGCCGTGGACCAGGGCCCGGACGGCAGCACGCTGCGGGCCACCGCGCCCGGCGTCGAGGTGGACCTGACCGTGCCGCTGCCGCCCGGCCACGAGTCGCTCGGCGTGGTGGTGCCGTGGAGCACCCGCCGGTTCCAGTACACGGTCAAGGACCTCGGCCGCCCGGTGCACGGCACGCTGACTGTCGACGGCACCGCGTACCCGGTGGGGGAGGGGTCGTACGCGGCGCTCGACCACGGCCGCGGCAAGTGGCGGTACGCGGTGCGGTGGAACTGGGCGGCCGGCAGCGGGCCGGGCCGGTCGATCCAGCTCGGCGGCAAGTGGACCGACGGCACCGGCTCGACCGAGAACGCGGTCTTCGTCGACGGGCGGCTGCACAAGATCGGCGCCGATCTGACCTGGGAGTACGACCGCGCCGACTGGCTGCGGCCGTGGCGGATCACCGGCGACCGGGTGGACGTCACGTTCCACCCGTTCCACGAGCGGGTGGCGCGTACCAATCTGGTCGTGCTGGCCGGTGAGACGCACCAGTGCTTCGGGCACTTCACCGGCTGGGCCGCGACCGACGACGGCGAGCGCGTGGACCTGGACGGCCTGGTCGGCTGGGCCGAGGAGGCCCGCAACCGCTGGTGAGGCCGGTCCCCGCCGGGCGGGACGGCCCGGCGGGGAACTCCCGGGGTCAGGCCGGCAGCCGCCAGACCTGGTTGGCGCCGCCGAAGCAGTCCCAGATCTGCAAGCGGGTGCCGTTGGCGGAGCTGTTGCCGGTGGCGTCCAGGCACCGGCCCGACGCCGGGTTGCGCAGCGTGCCGTTGCTCTGCGTCTGCCACACCTGGGCGCCGGTGCCGTTGCAGTCCCAGAGCTGGATCGCGGTGCCGTTGGCGGTGCCGGCGCTCGTCACGTCCAGGCACTTGCCCAGCGCCCGCAGCGTGCCGTCACCGGCGACGGTCCAGCTCTGCGCGGCGGTGCCGTTGCAGCCGTAGAGCTGGATCGCGGTGCCGTTGGCGGTGCTCGCGGCCGCCACGTCCACGCAGGCGCCGCCGATGCCGGTGATCGGCCCGGTACGCCCGGACGGCGGCGGCGTGCCACCGCCGGTGACGGTGTCGTAGATCGCGCTGACCAGCGAGGTCGAACCGGTGGTGTCCTGCGGCAGCTCCCAGTTCATCATCCCGCCGGCGTTGGCCATGGCCCACTGGGTCTTGCGCTTGACTGTCGGTACGCCGTTGTAGCACTGCTGCGCGCCGCTCACCGTGGTGCAGTCCCGGTTGGCGTTGGCCGGGTCCATGCCGACCAGCGCGGAGTAGGTGTAGTAGCCGGGCCGGCTGTAGAAGGGCACGCCCAGCACCGCCTTGGCGGCGGGCAGGCCGCGTGACTTCCACCTGTTGATGCTGGCGATCGACCAGTCGTAGTTGGCGTGCGGGCTGCCGCCGTCGTACGCCATGATGTTCAGCCAGTCCACCGAGCCGAAGACGGCGGTGGGCACGCCGTCGACGTAGTAGCCCTCGGAGACCACGGCGGCGGTGAGCAGCTTGCCGCGGCTGTGCAGGGCGCTGCCGAGCTGCTGCATCAGCAGCGTGTAGTTGTTCGCCGAGGCGCCCGGGTCGGGTACTCCCAGTCCATGTCGACGCCGTCGAGGTTGTACTGGTTGACGAAGGCGATCAGGTTGTTGACGAACGCGGTGCGCGTGCCGGAGTTCGCGGCGAGCGCCTCGAACGCGGAGTCGTCGCCGTCGTTCCAGCCGCCGACGGCGATGGAGACCTTGACGTTGTTGGCGTGCCCGAGCGACACCAGCGAGGAGAGTTTGCTCGGGTTCTCCACCGGGCGCAGGCTGCCGTCGCCGTTGGGGAGCACGAACGCGTAGTTGATGTGGGTGAGCTTGCCGTACTGGATGCTGTTGACGTTGCCGCTCCAGGACGGCATGTAGCCGACGCTCTTGAAGTTGTTCGGCAGCACCACCGCCTCGGCGGCGGGCGGGGCGAGGGTGAGCGTCGCGGCGGTGGTGGCCAGCGCGAGCGCACCGGCGGCCAGGCGCCGCCGGAGGTGAGGTCTGGGCATCGAGGGCCTTCCCGGGGACGGGGGCGGATGGGGGTCTTCCTCGAGGTGGCCCAAATATTAAAGAGTATTAACTAAGCCGTCAACGACGAGTGTCGATGGGTGACCAGCGGTGAGCGTCCGCATACGCGCGGCGTGGGGGGCGGCCCCGGATCCGGGACCGCCCCCCACGCACGGGACACGGGATCAGGCGACCGAGGCCGGGAACCTCTCCCAGACCCGGTGCGCCGCCATCAGCCGCTGCACCTCGGTGAGCACCTCGGCGCCGGAGCCACCGGTGACCACGCCCGGCGTGCCGGCGACGCCGGCCTGGCTCAGCACCTCGGCGCCCGCGCCCCAGGCACCGATCACCTTGGCGTGCCGCCACGCCTCCTCGACCAGCAGCAGCACCCGCGGGTCGACTGTGGACGAGCCCGGCGCGCCCGCCTTGGCGTCGCGGGCCGGCAGCGCGTCCGGCGCCGGGGCCGGGGCGCCGGCGAGCAGCACCGCGTCGAACTCGACCGAGCGGCCGGTGGCGAACGTGCGCTGCACCGGCAGCCCGTCGACGGTGCCGCCGTGCGCGGCGATCAGCAACGGCACCATGCCGGCGGCGAACACCGCCCGGCGTACCTCGTGCACGTCGCCCAGGTCGGCCTGGGCGTCGACCACGATGCCGACCATCCGGCCGTCGGCCGGCCACTCCCGGCCCACCTGGGACAGCGCCGGGCTGGGCTGCACGTCCGCGAGCGGCGCCGTGGGCTGCGGCACGGGCAGGCCCAGGCCGATCGCCACCTGCTCGCACAGCACCGGGTCCACGTTCGCCAGGCACTGGAGCTGCCGCTCCTTGATCGCCTGGTGGTAGCACTTGCCCAGCTCGAACGTGTACGCCCGGATGATGTGCTCCTTCTCCACCGGCGACATGCTCTGCCAGAACAGGCGTACCTGGCTGTAGTGGTCGTCGAACGAGGCGGGCGCGGCCCGCACCTTCGGCGCCTCGGCCACCGTCACCGGCGTGTCCACGAACGCGTGCTCCCGGTCGCCGGCCGGGAACGGGTTGCCGCCGTCGAGCGAGTTCGGCCGGTACGGCGCCACGCCCGCGTGCACCGCGTGCTGGTGGAAGCCGTCACGGAACATGTCGTTGACGTCGGCGTGCGGCCGGTTGATCGGGATCTGGGTGAAGTTCGGTCCGCCGAGGCGGGTGAGCTGCGTGTCCACGTACGAGAAGAGGCGGCCCTGCAACAGCGGGTCGTTCGTCACGTCGATGCCGGGCGGCAGGTGCCCGACGTGGAACGCCACCTGCTCGGTCTCGGCGAAGAAGTTGCGCGGTGTCTTGTTCAGGGTGAGCTTGCCGATCGGCTGCACCGGCGCCAGCTCCTCCGGCACGATCTTCGTCGGGTCGAGCAGGTCGATCCCGGCGAACGTCTCCTCCGGCGTGTCCGGGAAGACCTGGATGCCCAGCTCCCACTCCGGGTACGCGCCGGCCTCGATCGCGTCGTACAGGTCGCGGCGGTGGTAGTCCGGGTCGATGCCGCCGATGAGCTGCGCCTCCTCCCAGGTCAGGGAGTGCACGCCCAGCTTCGGCTTCCAGTGGAACTTGACCAGCACCGTCGCGCCGGCCTCGTCGACCATGCGGAACGTGTGCACGCCGAAGCCCTCCATGGTCCGGTAGGACCTCGGGATGCCCCGGTCGGACATGTTCCACATGGTGTGGTGCTGCGCCTCGGTGTGCAGCGAGACGAAGTCCCAGAACGTGTCGTGCGCGCTCTGGGCCTGCGGGATCTCCCGGTCCGGGTGCGGCTTGCCGGCGTGGATGACGTCCGGGAACTTGATCGCGTCCTGGATGAAGAACACCGGGATGTTGTTGGCGACCAGGTCGAACGTGCCCTCGTCGGTGTAGAACTTGGTGGCGAAGCCACGGGTGTCGCGGACCGTGTCGGCCGACCCGCGCGAGCCGAGCACTGTGGAGAAGCGGACGAAGACCGGCGTCTCGCGGCCCTTCTTCAGGAACCCGGCCCGGGTCACCTCCTCCGCGGTGCCGTACGCGACGAACGTGCCGTGCGCGCCCGCGCCCCGGGCGTGCACCACCCGCTCCGGGATCCGCTCGTGGTCGAAGTGGGTGATCTTCTCCCGCAGGTGGTGGTCCTGGAGCAGGACCGGACCGCGCGGACCGGCCTTGAGCGAGTGGTCGGTGTCCCGCAGCCGGGCCCCGTTGGCGGTGGTGAGGTACGCGCCCTGCTGCCCCTTGGCGATCTTCGGCACGCCGGTCTCGGCGCCGGTCGGGGTCCGGGTGTCCGGCGCGCCCTGCTCGTCCTTGGGCGGCAGCGGCCCGTGCGGCGTGGTCGGCTCCTCCAGTGGCGGCGGCGCGCTGCCGGGAGCGCCCGGCACGTCCGGAGTCAGCGCGTCGCCGACCTTCTCGACGGCGGCTTCGACGACACCCTTGACGATCTGGGTGGGCTTGCTGGATTCCATCAGGACCTGTCCTCCTACAGCTAAATGTCCAGGCCCCTTCGGCCCTACCCCAGCTCAGGGCGGGCAAACCGGAACAATCGCGGAATCGCTGCTCAGGACCGGCGCGGCACGGCCACGGCGGTGAGCAGCAGCCCGCCGGCGACCAGCCAGCGGCCGTCCAGGACGTCCAGCGGCGGGCCGCCGTCGGCGCGGGTGCCGTCGACCAGGATCCGGGCGGTGAACCGGCCGGCCGGGTCGAACGTCAGGTCCGCCTCCTCGAACCCGAGCCAGCGCCCGGTCAGCGGGTACCACGCCTTGTAGACCGACTCCTTCGCGCTGAACAGCAGCCGGTCCCAGTGCGTCGCCGGGTCGGCGGCGCGCAGCGCGGCCAGCCGCTCCGGCTCGCCCGCCACGGTGACCACGCCGGCCACCCCGTCCGGCAGCGGCTCGTGCGGCTCCGCGTCGATGCCCAGACCGGCCAGCGCCCCGGCCGGGGCCACCGCCGCCGCCCGGTAGCCGGCGCAGTGGGTGATGCTGCCCACCACGCCGTCCGGCCAGACCGGCTCGCGCCGGGCGCCGGAGCGGATCGGGACGGGCGCGTACCCGAGGTGGGCCAGCGCCTCCCGCGCGCAGCGGCGGGCCGTGACGAACTCCTGGCGGCGGCCGGTCACCGCGCGCGCGACCAGGTCCTCCTCGCCCGGGTACGGCGTCTCGTCCGGCACGTCGGCGAACGCCTCGACGGCGAGCGCCCCGGCCGGCAGCAGCGCCGCGATCATCCGAGGATCCGCCTCATCGGCGCCGGCTCGCCGCCGCGGCGCCGCCACTCGCGCGGGTAACCCAGCGACACCTCCTCGAACCGCACCCCGTCGTAATGCGTGGTGCGCGGGATGTGCAGGTGGCCGTAGACCGCGACGGCGGCGCGGTGACGCACGTGCCAGTCGGCCGTCTGATCGGTGCCGCACCACTGGGCGAACTCCGGGAACCAGAGCACCTCGGTGGGCTGCCGCACCAGCGGCCAGTGGGTCGCCAGCACCGTGGGCAGCGCCGGGTCGGTGGCCGCCAGGCGCCGCCGGGTCGCCTCCAGCCGCGCCCGGCACCAGGACTCCCGGTCCGGGTACGGGTCGGGGTGCAGCAGCATCTCGTCGGTGCACACCACACCGGCGGCGTACGCCGCGCGCAGCGACTCCTCCTTGGTGGTGGTGCCGGGGGCGCGGAACGAGTAGTCGTAGAGCAGGAACAGCGGCGCCACGGTGACCGGGCCGCCGTCACCCTGCCACACCGCGTACTCGTCCTCCGGGGTCAGCACGCCCAGCTCGCGGCACATCGCCACGAGCGCGTCGTAGCGGGCCACGCCGCGCAGCGTCACCGGGTCGTTCGGGTGGGTCCACAGCTCGTGGTTGCCGGGCGCCCACACCACAGTGGCGAACCGGTCGCGCAGCAGCCGCAGCGTCCGCTCCACGTCGGCGAAGACCTCGCCCACGTCACCGGCCACGATCAGCCAGTCGTCCGCCGTCTCCGGCCGCAGGCCGTCCACCACCGCGCGGTTCTCCGCGTACGACACGTGGAGGTCACTGACCGCGTACAGCCCACCCGTCACCCGGCTGATCCTGCCAGCGGCGCTCCCGGATGACCAGGCTCGCCAGCCGGGCTCTCGACGCGCGCGGTCACCTCGTCGAGCGCGCGCAGCACCTCGCGGGTCACCCCCGGCTCGGCCGCCGAGTGCCCGGCATCGGGCACGATGCGCAGCGTCGCCTCGGGCCACCGGCGGGCCAGGTCGTACGCGGACACCGGCGGACAGCACAGGTCGTAGCGGCCGTTGACGATCACGGCGGGCAGGTGCCGGATCCGGTCCACGCCGTCGAGCAGCTGGCCCTCGCCGAGGAAGCCGCCGTGCACGGCGTAGTGCGACAGGATCCGGGCCACCGGCAGCGCGTGGTCGTCGGCGGTGAAGTGGGCGAGCAGCTCCGGGTCGGGGCGCAGCGCCGAGTTGACCGCCTCCCAGCGTCCCCAGGCGCGCGCCCAGACCCGGGCCTGCGCCTCGTCCGGGCCGTGCAGCCGCCTGTGGTACGCGCCCAGCACGTCGTCGCGCTCGCCCGGCGGGACCGGGGCGACGAACCGCTCCCACTCCTCGGGCTGGAGGTGCCGCAGCCCGCCCTGGTAGAACCAGTCCCGCTCGCCGCGCCGCAGCAGCAGCACGCCGCGCAGCACCAGGCCGGTCACCCGCTGCGGGTGCGCCTGCGCGTACGCCAGACCGAGCGTGGTGCCCCACGACCCGCCGAACACCAGCCACGAGCCGATGCCCAGCCGCTGCCGGATGGTCTCCAGGTCGGCCACCAGATGCCAGGTGGTGTTGGCGCGCACCTCGCCGTGCGGGGTGCTGCGGCCCGCGCCGCGCTGGTCGAACAGCACCGCCCGGTAGCGCCCCGGGTCGAAGAAGCGGCGCGCGGCCGGCACCAGCCCACCGCCGGGCCCGCCGTGCAGGAACACCACGGGTACGCCGTCCGGGCGACCCACCTCCTCCACGTACAGGACGTGGCCGTCACCGACCGGGAGCCGGTGGGTGGCGTACGGTTCGGCGGGCGGGTACAGGCCGGTCATGCCCTGTCATTCTGCCTGCCGCGGCCGGCGACCGGCGGCCCGTCGTTCAGCAGGCGACGTTGCCGCCGAGGTTGTCCAGCAGCGCGTCGGCGACCCAGCCGGAGACACCTGTGGTGACGTTGCGCACGTACGTCCACGTGTAGGTGGTCTTGCCGTTGGCGGTGACCCGGTCGCCGCTGCCGAAGCAGTGGAAGTCGACGTTGTGGTTGAGCTGCCCGTAACCCAGCGAGGCGCAGGTGGTGTGCGGGCCGGTGCGGATGTTGACGTTCGTCGCGTTGAACAGCTGGCCGAACTTGCTGTCGACGTTGGAGTGCGAGTGACTGCACCCGGCGCTCGCCGGTCCGGCCGTAGCGGTCACCACGGCGCCCGCCGTGGCGACGGTCAGGACGACGGCGGCACCGATCGAGGAAATCTTCCGCATACCCGTCAACCCCCGGATAAAGATCGAGATGCACCAGCAGATCGATCCAAATATTTGCATAGAACAAGGTCGATGGGCAAGATGCCGCGCCGCCGGCCCGGCCCGCATCGGCGGCGCCGATCGCTCAGGCGTTAGCCGGCACGCCGTTGTCCGTACCCGTTGTCTCCACCTCTGGGACTCCGCGCGGAGCCGGCGTGCGGACCGCGAACGCGTCGAAGCTCGGCCCGTCCAGCCGCTCGACGAACGGCTCCACGGCGGGCGGCTCCGACCGGTCCGGCTCGGCCGCGTCCGCCTCGATCCGCCCATCCACGGTCCGAGGTGCCGCCTCGGCGTCGGCGGCGACCGCCGGGCGCGCCGACACCTGCGGGTACTCGGCGGTCTCCCCGCCGCCCGCGGCGGCCGCCATGACCGCCGCCGCAGCGAGGTCGGCGACCCGCTTGGCCTCCCGCTGCACCCGGGCCCGGGTGTCCTTGGCGTGCTGCTCGGCAAGGTCCGCCGCGCGCCGCGCCTCGTCGAGCCGCCTGGTCTCGGCGGTCAGCTCCCGGCGTACGCCGACCAGCCGCTCCTCCAGCTCCGCGCCGTCGCGCTCGATCGTGCCGATCTCCCGGCGGGTCTCCTCCAGCTTCCGGGAGACCGTCTCCAGTTCCGCCTTGAGCCCGGTGAGCGTCTCCTGCCGCTGCTGGATCTCCCGCTGCACGCCGGCGAGCTGCTCCTGGTGCGCGGCCGTCTCCTCGTCGGCCCGGTCACGGACCTCGGTGGCGTACTGCTGGGCCTCGGCGACGAGCGCGGCGATGTCCTTCTCGGCGGCCGCGGCCCGATCGGCCAGCTCCTGCTCGGCGGCGGCCCGCCGCTCGTCCAGTTCCTTCGCCATCGTGGCCTGCCACTGGGCCAGCTCCTGCTGGGCCTTGCTGCGGTTGGCCTGGACCTCCTGCTGGATCTGCGTCCGCGCGGCCTTCACCAGCGCCTCGGACGCCGAACGCGCCTGCTCGACCTGCTGCGCGCTCTGCTCGCTGACCCGCTTCGCCTCCTGCTGGGC
This genomic window contains:
- a CDS encoding metallophosphoesterase family protein, translating into MTGGLYAVSDLHVSYAENRAVVDGLRPETADDWLIVAGDVGEVFADVERTLRLLRDRFATVVWAPGNHELWTHPNDPVTLRGVARYDALVAMCRELGVLTPEDEYAVWQGDGGPVTVAPLFLLYDYSFRAPGTTTKEESLRAAYAAGVVCTDEMLLHPDPYPDRESWCRARLEATRRRLAATDPALPTVLATHWPLVRQPTEVLWFPEFAQWCGTDQTADWHVRHRAAVAVYGHLHIPRTTHYDGVRFEEVSLGYPREWRRRGGEPAPMRRILG
- a CDS encoding RNA ligase RtcB family protein, translated to MSAYPSGRAVVPATVSVFSSPGSWIESAALDQCRQVAALDGMMHVAAMPDLHPGKGAPIGAAMASTVLYPFLVGSDIGCGIAVFPIALRRVVPERLAARFPDLDRALDPDRDADDPAWSVLDGEVPAGHLDGLGTVGRGNHFVELARVGAILAPEHAARLGLATGDLVLVVHSGSRGLGERILREHTEAHGAGPAPDPEAYLARHDAAVRWGSLNRRLLAARVAYALGAEPTEPVVDQCHNLVEIRDGHYLHRKGAAPGDGRDVLIAGTRGTPSYLVAAHAGPDAGHSVAHGAGRKMSRADALRRGRAKHTVEELRRTPVGSIVVCGDRQLLFEEAPTAYKRIEQVIGDLVAHDLATPITTTVPLVTYKTPDVGRRDERRKGRR
- the prfH gene encoding peptide chain release factor H, with translation MTELLLSAGRGPAECAWALARLLSRLEGEAARRGLRTARIEAVSGDRAGTYRSVLVRITGAGAEGFASGWTGTLCWQAPSPYRTGHGRKNWYVTARPCRTDMVVTPFHEADVEFVPCRTGGPGGQHRNKASTAVRATHRPSGRTVVVDTERHLHLNRRIAVELLRQRIAADDEAARRAGVDARWRIHDDLVRGDPVRVERP
- a CDS encoding peptidylprolyl isomerase, with translation MSSETRTHAALPLLARLAGVSVAAATIVAAAGVTATAAPAADPAPTKGPCAYTPTPDEPAARPVSLPPDPRRTPDRGTVRVTLRTNQGPIGLTLDREQAPCTVQSFLHLVRKRFYDRTPCHRLTAYPTLTVLQCGDPSGTGEGGPGYRYRDELPTDLPPAPTDPTGVRRLYARGTLAMANAGPDTNGSQFFLVQADSALRPNYTVFGQVDAAGLATLDRISAGGIAPTPEDPAPVDGAPAVPVEICRAKQGR
- a CDS encoding 4'-phosphopantetheinyl transferase family protein, whose translation is MIAALLPAGALAVEAFADVPDETPYPGEEDLVARAVTGRRQEFVTARRCAREALAHLGYAPVPIRSGARREPVWPDGVVGSITHCAGYRAAAVAPAGALAGLGIDAEPHEPLPDGVAGVVTVAGEPERLAALRAADPATHWDRLLFSAKESVYKAWYPLTGRWLGFEEADLTFDPAGRFTARILVDGTRADGGPPLDVLDGRWLVAGGLLLTAVAVPRRS
- a CDS encoding glycoside hydrolase family 18 protein, with protein sequence MPRPHLRRRLAAGALALATTAATLTLAPPAAEAVVLPNNFKSVGYMPSWSGNVNSIQYGKLTHINYAFVLPNGDGSLRPVENPSKLSSLVSLGHANNVKVSIAVGGWNDGDDSAFEALAANSGTRTAFVNNLIAFVNQYNLDGVDMDWEYPTRAPRRTTTRC
- a CDS encoding ricin-type beta-trefoil lectin domain protein, giving the protein MQQLGSALHSRGKLLTAAVVSEGYYVDGVPTAVFGSVDWLNIMAYDGGSPHANYDWSIASINRWKSRGLPAAKAVLGVPFYSRPGYYTYSALVGMDPANANRDCTTVSGAQQCYNGVPTVKRKTQWAMANAGGMMNWELPQDTTGSTSLVSAIYDTVTGGGTPPPSGRTGPITGIGGACVDVAAASTANGTAIQLYGCNGTAAQSWTVAGDGTLRALGKCLDVTSAGTANGTAIQLWDCNGTGAQVWQTQSNGTLRNPASGRCLDATGNSSANGTRLQIWDCFGGANQVWRLPA
- a CDS encoding DUF2804 domain-containing protein; the encoded protein is MTHEREITEPVDLCRPDGRLNPAAVGWSRRPLHRANLRGWGRAKRWEHWGVVTPTHILGLVASSLDYAGVQSLYLLDRRTGRETTAEAVVPLARGTVLPPVSGDGPVRARGGNLTIAVDQGPDGSTLRATAPGVEVDLTVPLPPGHESLGVVVPWSTRRFQYTVKDLGRPVHGTLTVDGTAYPVGEGSYAALDHGRGKWRYAVRWNWAAGSGPGRSIQLGGKWTDGTGSTENAVFVDGRLHKIGADLTWEYDRADWLRPWRITGDRVDVTFHPFHERVARTNLVVLAGETHQCFGHFTGWAATDDGERVDLDGLVGWAEEARNRW
- a CDS encoding catalase, which produces MESSKPTQIVKGVVEAAVEKVGDALTPDVPGAPGSAPPPLEEPTTPHGPLPPKDEQGAPDTRTPTGAETGVPKIAKGQQGAYLTTANGARLRDTDHSLKAGPRGPVLLQDHHLREKITHFDHERIPERVVHARGAGAHGTFVAYGTAEEVTRAGFLKKGRETPVFVRFSTVLGSRGSADTVRDTRGFATKFYTDEGTFDLVANNIPVFFIQDAIKFPDVIHAGKPHPDREIPQAQSAHDTFWDFVSLHTEAQHHTMWNMSDRGIPRSYRTMEGFGVHTFRMVDEAGATVLVKFHWKPKLGVHSLTWEEAQLIGGIDPDYHRRDLYDAIEAGAYPEWELGIQVFPDTPEETFAGIDLLDPTKIVPEELAPVQPIGKLTLNKTPRNFFAETEQVAFHVGHLPPGIDVTNDPLLQGRLFSYVDTQLTRLGGPNFTQIPINRPHADVNDMFRDGFHQHAVHAGVAPYRPNSLDGGNPFPAGDREHAFVDTPVTVAEAPKVRAAPASFDDHYSQVRLFWQSMSPVEKEHIIRAYTFELGKCYHQAIKERQLQCLANVDPVLCEQVAIGLGLPVPQPTAPLADVQPSPALSQVGREWPADGRMVGIVVDAQADLGDVHEVRRAVFAAGMVPLLIAAHGGTVDGLPVQRTFATGRSVEFDAVLLAGAPAPAPDALPARDAKAGAPGSSTVDPRVLLLVEEAWRHAKVIGAWGAGAEVLSQAGVAGTPGVVTGGSGAEVLTEVQRLMAAHRVWERFPASVA